In the Kribbella sp. NBC_00482 genome, one interval contains:
- a CDS encoding aminoglycoside phosphotransferase family protein translates to MTGSVAVDVSRVEAWAGRAVVGDVRRVRLQGGRVSPIVERVIVPVSGGVVELLAKRATPGEVVALDLLPADPVFPELVDSGVDESGPWVVTTYQPGASIGWTTEPPGAVYEALARLHQRYLGRADLELPRVDADFLRRSFDGFARGGLATVPAHPVRGRADRMLDRFVDDERLLAGLERLPVTLLHGDVHGDNVIVDDLGRPVLVDWGSARIGPPMLDVTLAAGPSGVASYGETSELGRVWATAVNNAMFVGAAAQRSLEVAGEMVIAAERAVDELGALLEIG, encoded by the coding sequence GTGACTGGTTCAGTGGCCGTGGACGTCAGCCGGGTCGAGGCCTGGGCCGGGCGCGCTGTGGTCGGTGACGTGCGGCGCGTGCGGTTGCAGGGCGGGCGAGTATCGCCGATCGTCGAGCGGGTCATCGTGCCGGTGTCCGGCGGAGTGGTCGAGCTGCTTGCCAAGCGCGCGACGCCGGGGGAGGTGGTGGCGCTCGACCTGTTGCCGGCGGATCCGGTGTTTCCGGAGCTGGTCGACTCGGGCGTTGACGAGAGCGGGCCTTGGGTTGTCACGACGTACCAGCCCGGTGCCTCCATCGGATGGACGACCGAGCCGCCGGGTGCGGTCTACGAGGCGTTGGCCCGATTGCATCAGCGATATCTGGGGCGTGCCGATCTCGAGCTGCCACGGGTGGACGCGGACTTCTTGCGGCGTTCGTTCGACGGGTTCGCGCGCGGCGGTTTGGCGACGGTTCCTGCGCATCCGGTCCGTGGGCGGGCGGATCGGATGCTGGACCGGTTCGTGGACGACGAGCGGCTGCTGGCGGGGCTGGAGCGGTTGCCGGTGACGTTGCTGCATGGCGACGTTCACGGCGACAACGTGATCGTCGATGATCTTGGTCGTCCGGTACTCGTCGACTGGGGCAGTGCGCGGATCGGTCCGCCGATGCTGGACGTTACGTTGGCGGCCGGGCCTTCAGGTGTGGCGTCGTACGGCGAGACGTCGGAGCTGGGGCGGGTGTGGGCGACGGCCGTGAACAACGCGATGTTCGTCGGGGCTGCTGCGCAGCGGAGCCTGGAGGTCGCGGGGGAGATGGTGATCGCGGCCGAGCGGGCGGTCGACGAACTGGGGGCGCTGCTCGAAATCGGTTGA
- a CDS encoding aminoglycoside phosphotransferase family protein has protein sequence MTGVSKLHDDEVDIDSAVVERLLAEQFPRWAGLPVRVVERSGTDNVTFRVGDDLAVRLPRTPRNQGQVEMDLTWMPRLAPHVSLPIPEPLELGQPAEFYPFTWGVYRWLPGAPFTAESMDSTQAAGELAGFVRTLREVDTTGAPVPDDDPFSRGTPLAPRDEMFREALDELREHFDTGRVLAAWEESLAADTWDGTPRWIHGDLMSGNILVADGKLSAVIDFATARAADPAGDVLPAWWIFEGESRKAYREALEVDDATWLRARGWALSLVLIAIPYYMGRFPDTLPNGQDSVADILTDFTAH, from the coding sequence GTGACGGGTGTTTCGAAGCTGCACGACGACGAGGTGGACATCGACTCCGCGGTGGTGGAGCGATTGCTGGCGGAGCAGTTCCCGCGCTGGGCAGGGCTGCCGGTGCGGGTGGTCGAGCGGTCGGGGACCGACAACGTGACGTTCCGCGTCGGCGACGACCTGGCGGTCCGGTTGCCGCGGACGCCCCGGAACCAGGGTCAGGTCGAGATGGACCTGACCTGGATGCCACGCCTGGCACCGCATGTCTCGCTGCCGATCCCGGAACCACTGGAACTCGGTCAGCCGGCAGAGTTCTATCCCTTCACCTGGGGCGTCTACCGGTGGTTGCCTGGAGCACCGTTCACGGCGGAGTCCATGGACAGCACGCAGGCGGCCGGTGAGCTGGCCGGCTTCGTACGAACCCTGCGAGAAGTCGACACGACCGGCGCGCCAGTACCGGACGACGATCCCTTCAGCCGCGGTACGCCGCTGGCGCCGCGGGACGAAATGTTCCGCGAGGCCCTGGACGAGCTGCGGGAACACTTCGACACCGGGCGCGTGCTGGCCGCCTGGGAGGAGTCGTTGGCAGCCGACACCTGGGACGGTACGCCGCGGTGGATCCACGGTGACCTCATGTCAGGCAACATACTGGTTGCTGATGGCAAGCTGTCGGCGGTGATCGACTTCGCTACCGCGCGCGCCGCCGACCCGGCCGGCGACGTACTGCCCGCGTGGTGGATCTTCGAAGGCGAGTCCAGGAAGGCCTACCGCGAAGCACTCGAGGTCGACGACGCCACCTGGCTCCGCGCCCGCGGCTGGGCCCTGTCCCTGGTGCTCATCGCAATCCCTTATTACATGGGCCGTTTCCCCGACACCCTCCCGAACGGCCAGGACTCGGTCGCCGACATCCTGACCGACTTCACTGCACACTAG